A genomic window from Rhodococcus sp. KBS0724 includes:
- a CDS encoding iron ABC transporter permease: MTLTSEAPPRTPPRPHPVDSRGYVPFLVATAVFLAVVSVVAVWSGAASVSFGDVFAVLRARIGGPPVDPLLDRIVWGLRVPRVLIAALAGAGLSLAGAVLQALVRNPIADPYIMGVGSGASFGAVLIMTTGIGTGLSLGVPAAAFLGAMVSLIAVLILGRREGMLVPLRMVLAGVAIGYLLSAATSFVQLRADPSQLSGVLFWLLGSVSGASWSDLGVPAAVIALCGAVLLTQSRHLNALAMGDESAQSVGVDVRRTRLLLLAIASLLTAVVVSVAGGIGFVGLLVPHAVRLLVGSDHRRLLPATALVGAAFLVAVDLAARMVDAPNELPLGIITAGLGAPFFLWLLRRDGGARS; this comes from the coding sequence ATGACGCTGACCAGCGAAGCGCCGCCGCGCACGCCGCCGCGTCCGCATCCCGTCGACTCTCGGGGGTACGTCCCATTTCTCGTGGCCACGGCTGTTTTTCTCGCCGTGGTCTCCGTCGTCGCGGTGTGGTCGGGCGCCGCGTCGGTATCGTTCGGTGATGTCTTCGCGGTGCTTCGTGCGCGCATCGGTGGTCCGCCCGTCGATCCGCTGCTCGATCGGATCGTCTGGGGACTGCGGGTTCCACGCGTTCTGATTGCGGCGCTGGCCGGCGCGGGGTTGTCACTGGCCGGGGCCGTTCTACAAGCGTTGGTGCGCAACCCGATTGCGGATCCGTACATTATGGGTGTCGGTTCAGGGGCTTCCTTCGGCGCTGTGCTGATCATGACGACCGGCATCGGTACGGGACTCTCGCTCGGTGTTCCGGCCGCGGCCTTCTTGGGGGCCATGGTCTCCTTGATCGCCGTCCTGATTTTGGGACGACGCGAGGGGATGCTTGTTCCACTGCGCATGGTCTTGGCTGGCGTCGCTATCGGTTATCTACTCTCGGCTGCAACAAGTTTCGTTCAACTGCGCGCCGACCCGAGTCAGCTTTCGGGAGTGCTCTTCTGGTTGCTCGGTTCGGTGAGCGGGGCCAGTTGGTCGGACCTGGGTGTACCCGCGGCCGTGATCGCGCTCTGTGGTGCGGTGCTGTTGACCCAATCGCGACACCTCAACGCCTTGGCGATGGGAGACGAGAGTGCTCAGTCGGTAGGTGTAGACGTGCGCCGAACGCGTCTACTTCTGCTCGCGATCGCGTCGTTGCTGACTGCGGTGGTCGTATCCGTTGCCGGTGGAATCGGTTTCGTGGGTTTGCTCGTGCCACACGCAGTGCGCCTTCTTGTCGGATCGGATCACCGTAGGCTTCTCCCGGCCACGGCGCTCGTGGGGGCGGCGTTCCTGGTAGCCGTCGATCTTGCGGCTCGCATGGTGGATGCTCCCAACGAATTGCCGCTCGGAATCATCACTGCCGGATTGGGCGCCCCATTCTTCCTTTGGCTGCTTCGACGGGACGGAGGTGCGCGGTCATGA
- a CDS encoding TetR/AcrR family transcriptional regulator, whose product MVGVEKVADVSARSKIIEAARRVFVNPGYAAATIKQLAEAANVSVQSVYFVFGNKPSVLSALLDVAVAGDEARVSTLDRPWVAAALGAPHPLGQLRIQIHHARLILERTADILLALRAAASADEDAALLWQTNLAQRRTVQQHLMIGLVEKDPSVDLETAINVALTLTSAETYTDLVVESGWTGEQYEEWVVGTLASTLGLDQAKKSRPRRG is encoded by the coding sequence ATGGTGGGGGTAGAAAAAGTGGCAGATGTGTCCGCGCGATCCAAGATCATCGAAGCAGCACGACGCGTCTTCGTAAATCCTGGTTATGCGGCAGCGACCATCAAGCAGCTGGCCGAGGCGGCCAACGTTTCCGTGCAAAGCGTGTACTTCGTGTTCGGCAACAAACCGAGCGTGCTGTCGGCACTACTGGATGTCGCGGTAGCCGGTGACGAAGCCCGCGTGAGCACTCTGGACCGGCCGTGGGTGGCGGCCGCACTCGGCGCCCCGCATCCGCTGGGGCAACTGCGCATTCAGATTCACCATGCTCGGCTGATTCTCGAACGAACCGCAGATATCCTGCTGGCCTTGCGGGCTGCCGCCTCCGCGGACGAGGACGCAGCATTGCTGTGGCAAACCAATCTCGCTCAGCGGCGAACCGTGCAGCAGCACCTCATGATCGGGCTCGTGGAGAAAGATCCGTCGGTCGATCTCGAGACCGCGATCAACGTCGCGCTCACTTTGACGAGTGCCGAAACCTACACCGATCTCGTCGTCGAGTCGGGGTGGACCGGAGAGCAATACGAGGAATGGGTGGTCGGCACACTCGCCTCCACTCTCGGCCTGGACCAGGCGAAGAAGTCCAGGCCGCGCCGCGGGTGA
- a CDS encoding ABC transporter permease, which produces MFVAMRDLRAARGRFALISTVVLLVALLVSFLSGLTAGLRHQNVSAIESMKADTVVFADTGAGASFDESALTADQLAAWTAGAQTVDPVGIGRGKAGVVGSNQKSVALFGADGGFGDLTPAAPGTVVLSEGAARDLGAASGDRVSVGSGEFTVSAVRGDDWYSHTPVVWMTLADWQDLNPRGGVATILAVSGTSDASSINDAAATTSTTVTGSLDAIGSYKSENGSLTLMTVMLLAISALVIGAFFTVWTIQRMPDIATLKALGATSGSLVRDALGQAFIVLVVGVSLGIGLTAIAGSVIGDSMPFVLDASTTLTPAVALIGLGLLGAAFALRFLFTTDPLTALGSSR; this is translated from the coding sequence GTGTTTGTCGCAATGAGGGACTTACGGGCAGCGCGGGGTCGTTTCGCGCTGATCTCGACGGTGGTTCTGTTGGTTGCACTTCTGGTCAGTTTTCTCAGCGGTTTGACCGCCGGGCTGCGTCATCAGAATGTTTCTGCCATCGAATCGATGAAGGCGGATACCGTCGTGTTCGCCGATACCGGGGCTGGTGCGTCGTTCGACGAATCGGCACTCACCGCTGATCAACTCGCAGCCTGGACGGCAGGCGCCCAGACTGTGGATCCTGTTGGCATCGGCCGCGGTAAAGCCGGTGTGGTGGGCTCGAATCAGAAGTCGGTGGCGCTGTTCGGCGCTGACGGCGGTTTCGGTGATCTGACACCGGCTGCCCCCGGAACGGTGGTCCTCAGTGAAGGCGCAGCTCGTGACCTGGGCGCAGCTTCCGGGGACCGAGTCAGTGTCGGATCCGGGGAGTTCACGGTCAGCGCAGTTCGCGGCGACGACTGGTACAGCCACACTCCCGTCGTCTGGATGACCCTCGCGGATTGGCAGGATCTGAATCCGCGCGGCGGGGTGGCAACCATCCTCGCTGTATCCGGAACATCGGATGCGTCGTCGATCAACGACGCGGCAGCAACCACGTCGACGACGGTGACCGGCTCGCTCGATGCCATCGGGTCGTACAAGTCCGAGAACGGGTCGTTGACCTTGATGACAGTGATGCTTCTGGCGATCTCGGCTCTCGTGATCGGAGCTTTCTTCACGGTGTGGACGATCCAGCGCATGCCGGATATCGCAACGTTGAAAGCGCTCGGCGCCACATCGGGTTCCTTGGTCCGCGACGCCCTTGGCCAGGCGTTCATCGTGCTGGTCGTCGGAGTGTCACTGGGAATCGGCTTGACCGCCATCGCCGGCTCGGTGATCGGTGATTCGATGCCGTTCGTCCTGGACGCGTCGACGACTCTGACGCCCGCAGTGGCGCTCATCGGGCTTGGCCTGCTCGGCGCCGCGTTTGCTCTTCGATTCCTCTTCACCACTGATCCGCTCACAGCACTAGGGAGTTCGCGATGA
- a CDS encoding PAS domain-containing protein, producing the protein MRGRVMERRRNVAPPTQSPIADLEQMPPLILLDRLPVPVVAVHRDGSIVFANPSFADMLGYPKKAVAALRLQDILYDKDADDVSAEQAHRELSSEPGSIKEFVHADSTLVRATVSQSLLRRDDDTITLAVFHDLTERLWNNPRHTLDKPKA; encoded by the coding sequence ATGAGAGGACGTGTTATGGAACGCCGCCGCAATGTTGCGCCGCCGACGCAATCACCGATCGCAGATCTCGAGCAGATGCCGCCGTTGATCCTGCTGGACAGGTTGCCGGTTCCGGTGGTGGCCGTACACCGTGACGGCAGCATTGTTTTTGCCAACCCGTCCTTTGCCGACATGCTCGGTTACCCGAAGAAAGCCGTCGCGGCACTGCGTCTGCAGGACATCCTGTACGACAAGGACGCCGACGACGTCAGCGCGGAGCAGGCTCACCGCGAGTTGAGTTCCGAGCCGGGTTCGATCAAGGAATTTGTTCACGCCGACAGCACTTTGGTTCGCGCGACTGTCAGTCAATCGTTGCTTCGCCGTGACGACGACACGATCACTCTGGCAGTTTTCCACGACCTGACAGAGCGACTGTGGAACAACCCGCGTCACACCCTCGACAAACCTAAAGCCTGA
- a CDS encoding MFS transporter, translated as MHTSDTHPHVFRDRSFRLFFAARTVAVAGAAVTGVAMPVLVYDISRSPFLTSLSAAGTVLPYLVFGLVAGAVADRVNRRTVILCAQAVAAIALASIPAAQALGVLTAWHAVGVSICIGTCFVWFDAAAFGTLPALVGRQGIQSANSALWTAATLIDVAFPAIAGVLVASIGPAYALGADALAYVLAGLAMASIGVSFSVTPVAQKKPESGIARDVREGLAFLWHSPLLRALAGIGFMNSLTQGAVTALLVVYASERLGISTSSPAIGALWTAVSVGGVVGAVVLPRLPARWPVGAITIGALTIAPVVLLVVATTENAAVAIASLAAYSGCATVTILNGIGARQRLTPDHLQGRVNTTARMVAWGGSPVGALVVGAVAGRWDVGVAYLVVSACALVSALFAWLGALRTDPYPHR; from the coding sequence GTGCATACCTCTGACACGCACCCACATGTATTTCGAGACAGATCATTTCGGCTGTTCTTCGCTGCCCGCACCGTTGCAGTTGCGGGTGCCGCGGTCACAGGCGTAGCGATGCCTGTTCTGGTGTACGACATCAGTCGATCACCGTTCCTCACGTCGCTCTCTGCCGCCGGAACCGTCCTGCCCTATCTCGTGTTCGGTTTGGTGGCGGGGGCTGTGGCGGATCGAGTCAACCGCCGTACCGTCATCTTGTGTGCGCAAGCCGTCGCGGCGATCGCCTTGGCGAGCATTCCTGCCGCACAGGCGCTCGGCGTGCTGACGGCGTGGCATGCCGTCGGCGTATCGATCTGCATCGGAACATGTTTCGTGTGGTTCGACGCCGCCGCATTCGGGACATTGCCTGCTCTGGTGGGTCGGCAGGGGATCCAATCGGCCAACAGTGCGCTGTGGACGGCCGCCACCCTGATCGACGTGGCGTTCCCGGCGATTGCCGGAGTGCTCGTGGCGTCGATCGGCCCCGCCTACGCACTGGGCGCAGACGCGCTGGCCTATGTGTTGGCCGGACTTGCCATGGCGTCGATCGGAGTATCGTTCTCGGTCACCCCTGTGGCGCAGAAGAAGCCGGAATCCGGAATTGCCCGAGACGTCCGTGAGGGGCTCGCCTTCCTCTGGCACTCGCCGCTGCTGCGAGCCTTGGCCGGCATCGGTTTCATGAATTCTCTGACGCAGGGCGCTGTTACGGCTCTCCTGGTCGTCTACGCGTCCGAGAGATTGGGGATTTCGACGTCGAGTCCGGCAATCGGCGCGCTGTGGACGGCCGTCTCCGTCGGTGGTGTGGTCGGTGCTGTCGTGCTCCCACGCCTACCGGCGCGGTGGCCGGTCGGGGCGATCACCATCGGCGCGTTGACTATTGCCCCGGTGGTGTTGCTCGTGGTGGCGACCACCGAGAATGCCGCAGTTGCGATTGCTTCGCTGGCCGCTTATTCGGGTTGTGCGACGGTCACCATCCTCAATGGCATCGGGGCACGTCAGCGCCTGACTCCCGATCATCTTCAGGGGCGCGTGAATACGACGGCGAGGATGGTGGCCTGGGGTGGTTCGCCGGTAGGTGCATTGGTTGTCGGAGCTGTTGCGGGCCGCTGGGACGTTGGTGTGGCGTACCTCGTTGTATCTGCGTGTGCGCTGGTCTCGGCGTTGTTTGCGTGGTTGGGCGCCTTGCGCACCGATCCGTATCCGCATAGATAA
- a CDS encoding ABC transporter ATP-binding protein, translated as MTSAAGSTVLDIQNVNLTFPDGQSRVTALDDVSLRLDRGEIAAITGPSGSGKSSLLAVASTLIRPDSGHVYLRTGGEATDLATLSRRDASELRRTSIGIVFQQSNLVSSLTALEQLEVMAHLGQSVFTSRARRKAAKEKAMDLLDAVGLADHSGKRPGQLSGGQRQRVNLARALMNDPQLLVVDEPTSALDQERGAAVMDLIIGVVREHNAATLLVTHDRGHLHRMDNVYRVVDGSLTVDREAFAA; from the coding sequence ATGACCTCTGCAGCCGGAAGCACCGTTCTCGACATCCAAAACGTCAACCTCACGTTCCCTGACGGACAATCCCGCGTCACAGCCCTCGATGACGTGTCCTTGCGGCTTGATCGCGGGGAGATTGCCGCGATCACCGGCCCGTCGGGTTCGGGCAAGTCCAGCCTGCTCGCGGTGGCGTCGACGCTTATTCGGCCGGACTCCGGCCACGTGTACCTGCGTACCGGCGGCGAGGCCACGGATCTTGCGACACTCAGTCGCCGGGACGCGTCCGAGCTTCGACGCACGTCCATCGGCATCGTGTTCCAGCAGTCCAATCTGGTGTCGTCGTTGACCGCACTCGAACAGCTCGAGGTGATGGCGCATCTGGGGCAGTCCGTGTTCACGTCGCGGGCGCGTCGTAAAGCTGCGAAAGAGAAAGCGATGGATTTGCTCGATGCGGTTGGATTGGCAGATCACAGCGGGAAGCGGCCAGGGCAACTGTCCGGTGGTCAGCGTCAGCGGGTGAATCTCGCGCGCGCCTTGATGAACGATCCGCAGCTGTTGGTGGTGGACGAGCCGACGAGCGCGCTCGATCAGGAGCGCGGCGCGGCGGTCATGGATTTGATCATCGGAGTCGTGCGAGAACACAATGCTGCAACTCTTCTCGTGACACACGACCGCGGACACCTGCATCGGATGGATAATGTCTATCGTGTGGTTGATGGATCCTTGACAGTCGATCGGGAGGCATTCGCGGCCTGA
- a CDS encoding DUF6325 family protein — protein MASQDQFGPIEYVAVEFPDGTVTADGFEQLLETVDNGTIRILDLEFVVKAADNSLRVVPASTFDLADFDLSQFDGAASGLLDAGDIAAVGEDIAAGSVAAVLVYEELAVLPVLDAWVRSGARVITKGHISLDELESALNETENNE, from the coding sequence ATGGCCAGTCAAGACCAGTTCGGTCCTATCGAATATGTTGCCGTCGAGTTCCCCGACGGCACAGTAACTGCCGATGGTTTCGAGCAGTTGCTCGAGACCGTCGACAACGGAACCATCCGCATTCTCGATCTCGAGTTTGTTGTCAAAGCTGCGGACAACTCGCTGCGCGTGGTTCCGGCATCCACATTCGACCTCGCAGATTTTGATCTGTCCCAGTTCGACGGTGCCGCATCCGGCCTGCTCGACGCCGGCGACATCGCTGCCGTGGGCGAGGATATCGCGGCCGGAAGTGTTGCAGCGGTTCTCGTCTACGAGGAGCTAGCTGTGCTCCCCGTTCTGGATGCATGGGTTCGCAGCGGTGCCCGAGTAATCACCAAAGGTCACATTTCACTCGACGAGCTGGAATCAGCATTGAACGAGACGGAGAACAACGAATGA
- a CDS encoding ABC transporter substrate-binding protein: protein MKTSIGTAALWCSAVAATAALTACANSSVDSATASSDAITVSNCDREIVLPHTAERIVSLYPSMTELLIQLGAADRIVGQSNTDLSPPSPNLAQEYAAVPVLSSGVPSREALLDARPDLIVSDGEYWFDGDRLQTMDELQDLGIPIFVNSGYCHKAVTEGRIDDVWSDVDGLGALTGTADEAATLLADGKKSLAATEASLAGKVPVPTVMVQVSEGQSYALARGLYSSVLDAAGGSNLFENDLPDGKYFGQVATESVLAKLPQAILVVYSTESSRQPTLDAARAAFAGTPAALSDSIFCGSRGVVCR from the coding sequence ATGAAGACTTCGATAGGTACTGCCGCACTGTGGTGCTCGGCCGTCGCCGCTACAGCCGCGCTGACCGCTTGCGCAAACTCCTCGGTGGATTCCGCCACTGCGTCATCCGACGCGATCACGGTTTCCAATTGCGATCGGGAGATCGTGTTGCCCCATACGGCGGAAAGAATTGTCTCGCTGTATCCGTCGATGACCGAACTGCTGATTCAGCTGGGTGCTGCCGACCGCATTGTCGGACAATCCAATACCGATCTCTCGCCGCCCAGTCCGAACCTTGCGCAGGAGTACGCGGCCGTGCCGGTACTGAGTTCCGGAGTTCCTTCGAGGGAAGCCTTGCTCGACGCGCGTCCAGATCTGATCGTCTCCGACGGGGAGTATTGGTTCGACGGTGACCGGTTGCAGACGATGGACGAACTGCAGGACCTCGGTATCCCGATCTTCGTGAACAGCGGCTACTGCCACAAGGCAGTCACCGAAGGACGGATCGACGATGTCTGGTCCGACGTCGACGGACTCGGTGCCCTCACCGGAACCGCCGACGAGGCAGCAACCCTCCTGGCAGATGGCAAGAAGTCGCTGGCAGCAACCGAGGCATCCCTTGCCGGAAAGGTGCCTGTCCCCACGGTTATGGTTCAGGTCTCAGAGGGACAGTCGTACGCATTGGCGAGGGGCCTGTACAGCAGCGTGCTCGACGCGGCCGGCGGTAGCAATCTCTTCGAGAACGACTTACCCGACGGCAAGTACTTCGGCCAGGTGGCCACCGAGTCGGTACTCGCGAAGTTGCCGCAGGCGATCTTGGTCGTCTACTCCACCGAGTCGAGTAGGCAACCGACGCTGGATGCGGCTCGCGCGGCGTTTGCGGGCACTCCGGCTGCGCTGTCGGACTCGATTTTTTGCGGTTCCCGAGGCGTGGTTTGCCGGTGA
- a CDS encoding DinB family protein has protein sequence MTSAHDKNDLQRYLQSARDALLWKLEGLSEYNIRRPMTPTGTNLLGLVKHMIGVELGYFGPVFGRRVPDLPQWLRSDEPNVDMWARADESRDYILETYRRTWAFSDATISDLDLDAPGEVKTWPPERREVTLHQVLVHVVTEIHRHVGHADIVREMIDGAAGLRSDNANVAPGDQAWWAGYRDRLEEAARSADHA, from the coding sequence ATGACAAGTGCGCACGACAAGAACGATCTGCAGCGCTACCTTCAGTCGGCTCGGGACGCCTTGCTCTGGAAGCTCGAAGGACTGTCGGAGTACAATATCCGGCGGCCGATGACGCCCACCGGCACCAACCTGCTGGGATTGGTCAAGCACATGATCGGCGTAGAACTCGGGTACTTCGGCCCGGTGTTCGGACGCCGGGTGCCTGACCTGCCGCAGTGGTTGCGTTCGGACGAGCCCAATGTCGATATGTGGGCCCGCGCAGACGAATCCAGGGATTACATACTCGAAACGTATCGTCGCACGTGGGCATTTTCGGATGCCACGATCAGTGATCTCGATTTGGATGCCCCGGGTGAGGTGAAGACGTGGCCGCCGGAGCGTCGCGAGGTCACCTTGCACCAGGTACTCGTGCACGTCGTCACGGAAATTCACCGTCATGTCGGCCACGCCGACATCGTGCGCGAAATGATCGACGGTGCTGCAGGTCTGCGATCCGACAACGCCAACGTGGCACCGGGTGATCAGGCGTGGTGGGCCGGGTATCGAGACCGCCTCGAGGAGGCAGCTCGCAGCGCCGACCACGCCTGA
- a CDS encoding ABC transporter ATP-binding protein, whose product MRLSASGIHVERGGRLVVAGVDLEVPAGSVVGLVGPNGSGKSSLLRALYRGSKPRSGIVKVDEVNVWSDLSPRSSARIIGVVGQEHSSDFSFSVREVVATGRTPHHSAFSRLGEIDRDIVTGALVRTGMYGFGSRLFAELSGGEKQRVMLARAIAQQPSVLVLDEPTNHLDIRAQLELMELVVELGTTTVVAIHELALAAAYCDFVCLLAGGTVVASGPTAEVLTADLLSEVFGVQVHLGTHPLTGRPLLSFAPSLTQTKEAVS is encoded by the coding sequence ATGAGGTTGTCGGCCAGCGGTATTCACGTGGAAAGAGGTGGGCGCCTGGTAGTTGCGGGGGTTGATCTCGAAGTGCCGGCCGGAAGCGTAGTCGGACTCGTCGGACCGAACGGAAGTGGGAAGTCCTCACTGCTGCGTGCGTTGTACCGCGGGAGTAAACCGCGAAGCGGAATCGTGAAGGTGGACGAGGTAAACGTGTGGAGCGATCTCTCGCCCCGATCTTCAGCACGAATTATCGGCGTTGTGGGACAAGAACATTCCTCGGATTTTTCATTCAGCGTTCGAGAGGTAGTCGCGACCGGCCGGACTCCACACCACAGCGCGTTCTCCCGACTCGGTGAGATCGACCGGGACATCGTAACCGGGGCACTCGTGCGAACAGGAATGTACGGCTTCGGATCACGGCTCTTCGCCGAGTTGTCTGGCGGTGAGAAGCAACGGGTGATGTTGGCCAGGGCGATTGCTCAGCAGCCTTCGGTGCTGGTGCTGGATGAACCGACCAACCATCTTGATATCCGCGCTCAACTCGAATTGATGGAGTTGGTAGTCGAACTCGGTACCACGACGGTGGTCGCTATCCACGAACTCGCTTTGGCCGCGGCGTATTGCGACTTCGTGTGTCTGCTCGCGGGCGGAACCGTCGTCGCTTCCGGACCCACGGCCGAGGTGCTCACCGCGGACCTGTTGTCCGAGGTATTCGGTGTTCAGGTCCATCTCGGCACGCACCCGTTGACGGGGCGTCCGTTGCTCTCGTTCGCCCCTTCACTCACACAGACGAAAGAAGCAGTGTCATGA
- a CDS encoding SHOCT domain-containing protein has protein sequence MSFLRRASRVAVASSIHGNVQRRQRTRWAAEDQAKAAQAAQAAPPIPDLPPLPPQTAPAPSMDAKIEQLTKLGELKAAGVLTDAEFDSQKARILGN, from the coding sequence ATGAGCTTCTTGAGGCGGGCCAGCCGCGTAGCTGTCGCGAGCTCCATCCACGGAAATGTTCAGCGCCGCCAGCGAACTCGCTGGGCCGCCGAAGACCAGGCCAAGGCGGCACAGGCAGCACAAGCTGCTCCGCCGATTCCGGATCTACCGCCACTGCCGCCCCAGACTGCACCCGCGCCGTCGATGGACGCGAAGATCGAACAGCTCACCAAACTCGGTGAGCTCAAAGCTGCCGGCGTTCTCACCGACGCCGAGTTCGACTCCCAGAAGGCCCGGATTCTCGGGAACTGA
- a CDS encoding sugar nucleotide-binding protein, which produces MKVLVLGGYGAVGIPLMEQFSTDSTVSAFSAGRNAARADVAVDLTDLGTYTRAVSGYDVVVNASGFEDIRLAQQAVRSGATFVDVTATSSYCDALEKVDGPVLLGVGLAPGLTSVLAVEAHRLGSGAVDIMVGLGGGELHGPAATAWTYGMLGTRFRDPSGELVRNYTGMKVFDVPAEVPGYRKGPAVRADFSDQHALTRDLGVPVRTYLRLDTSAATLGLAAMTWAPPLQKVVPKKMWGSDRWIAMARTETGPTLWATGRGQSVATAMIAARAVNVIRQSPIVRPTWLHSLESVESLQSAVPALEVRKT; this is translated from the coding sequence ATGAAGGTGCTGGTTCTCGGCGGTTATGGCGCAGTGGGGATTCCACTGATGGAGCAGTTCAGCACAGACTCCACGGTGTCCGCGTTCTCCGCGGGGCGCAACGCCGCTCGGGCTGACGTGGCCGTCGATCTGACTGACCTCGGCACCTACACTCGGGCCGTGTCGGGCTACGACGTAGTGGTCAACGCATCAGGATTCGAAGACATCCGGTTGGCGCAGCAGGCAGTGCGCAGTGGAGCCACTTTTGTGGATGTCACCGCAACGTCGTCGTATTGCGATGCATTGGAAAAAGTCGACGGCCCCGTGCTGCTGGGTGTCGGATTGGCGCCGGGATTGACCAGTGTTCTTGCAGTGGAAGCACATCGACTCGGCAGCGGTGCGGTGGACATCATGGTGGGTCTTGGCGGCGGCGAACTTCACGGCCCCGCGGCCACGGCGTGGACGTACGGAATGCTGGGTACCCGGTTTCGGGATCCGAGCGGTGAACTTGTCCGCAACTACACCGGAATGAAAGTCTTCGACGTCCCGGCCGAGGTGCCCGGCTACCGCAAGGGTCCGGCCGTGCGCGCGGACTTCTCCGATCAACACGCTTTGACGCGTGATCTCGGTGTGCCGGTGAGAACCTACTTGCGTCTGGATACGTCGGCGGCGACGCTCGGTTTGGCTGCGATGACATGGGCCCCGCCTTTGCAGAAAGTGGTACCCAAGAAGATGTGGGGTTCGGATCGCTGGATTGCCATGGCCCGAACTGAAACTGGGCCGACATTGTGGGCAACGGGTCGAGGCCAATCAGTGGCGACAGCAATGATTGCTGCACGTGCCGTGAACGTAATCCGGCAATCGCCGATTGTGCGGCCGACGTGGCTTCATTCGTTGGAATCCGTGGAGTCGCTGCAATCGGCTGTTCCCGCATTGGAGGTCCGGAAGACATAG